A single window of Sneathiella limimaris DNA harbors:
- the rplO gene encoding 50S ribosomal protein L15 has protein sequence MLLNQLSDNAGATKNRKRVGRGIGSGKGKTSGSGQKGQKSRSGVAIKGFEGGQMPIHRRLPKRGFKNIFRKEFAVANLGRVQAAIDAGKLDAKDTITIAKLQEAGVVGKVKDGVRLLAKGELKAKVTFEVSGASKGAIEAVEKAGGSVTLLNQEKAEG, from the coding sequence ATGTTATTGAATCAATTGTCTGATAACGCGGGTGCGACCAAAAACCGTAAACGCGTTGGCCGTGGTATCGGCTCCGGTAAAGGTAAAACTTCCGGTTCCGGTCAAAAGGGTCAGAAATCACGTTCAGGTGTAGCGATTAAGGGATTTGAAGGCGGTCAGATGCCAATCCACCGTCGTCTGCCAAAACGTGGTTTTAAAAATATTTTCCGCAAAGAATTTGCTGTCGCAAATCTGGGCCGTGTTCAGGCCGCAATCGATGCTGGAAAACTTGATGCCAAGGACACTATTACGATTGCCAAACTTCAGGAAGCTGGAGTTGTTGGTAAGGTTAAAGACGGTGTCCGTCTGCTGGCCAAAGGCGAACTGAAAGCTAAAGTCACTTTCGAAGTCAGTGGTGCTTCTAAAGGCGCTATCGAGGCTGTTGAGAAAGCTGGCGGTTCAGTTACGCTTCTCAATCAAGAAAAAGCTGAAGGCTAA
- the secY gene encoding preprotein translocase subunit SecY — translation MASAAEQMASNMNFGAFSKATELKKRLWFTLFALIVYRIGTYIPIPGVDPTVLADVFSQNSGGVLGMFDVFAGGALGRMTIFALNIMPYISASIIMQLMTSISPQMGQLKKEGEQGRKKINQYTRYGTVLLAALQGYGIAVGLEGMSLSTGQSAVADPGMFFRITTVITLVGGTVFLMWLGEQITARGVGNGISLIIFSGIVAALPGALVGTLELGRTGALSTIVILTLLVLSVLVIGFIVFMERAQRRILVQYPKRQRGNKTYGGQNSHLPLKLNTAGVIPPIFASSLLLMPATVAGFSAGSGPEWLSSVTTLVGHGTPLYMLLYIIGIVFFCFFYTAVVFNPDDTADNLKKNGGFVPGIRPGKRTSEYLDFVLTRLTVVGAAYLSLVCILPELLISQWAVPFYFGGTSLLIVVSVTMDTVAQIQSHLLAHQYEGLIKKSNLGGRRK, via the coding sequence ATGGCATCTGCAGCAGAACAAATGGCTTCCAATATGAACTTTGGTGCTTTCTCAAAAGCAACTGAGTTGAAGAAGCGTTTGTGGTTCACGCTTTTTGCGTTGATCGTCTATCGGATCGGGACCTATATCCCTATCCCTGGGGTAGACCCGACTGTTCTTGCCGATGTTTTTTCGCAAAACTCCGGTGGTGTTCTCGGCATGTTCGATGTGTTTGCTGGTGGTGCGCTAGGGCGTATGACCATTTTTGCATTGAACATCATGCCTTATATCTCTGCTTCTATTATCATGCAGCTGATGACCTCCATCTCTCCACAGATGGGACAGTTGAAGAAAGAAGGAGAGCAGGGGCGTAAGAAAATTAACCAATACACCCGTTACGGTACAGTTCTTCTGGCTGCCTTGCAGGGGTATGGTATTGCGGTTGGTCTTGAAGGAATGTCACTTTCAACTGGGCAGTCTGCGGTTGCAGATCCTGGAATGTTCTTCAGAATCACTACAGTCATTACGCTGGTAGGTGGTACTGTATTCCTAATGTGGTTGGGTGAACAGATTACCGCGCGCGGTGTTGGTAACGGAATTTCACTTATTATTTTCTCCGGTATTGTTGCAGCCTTGCCAGGCGCACTTGTCGGAACCTTGGAACTGGGCCGGACAGGCGCACTTTCAACAATCGTAATTCTGACTTTGCTGGTTCTTTCAGTTCTGGTAATCGGCTTCATCGTCTTCATGGAACGCGCCCAGCGCCGGATCCTTGTTCAGTATCCGAAGCGTCAGCGGGGCAACAAGACATATGGTGGTCAGAATTCACATTTGCCATTGAAGCTCAACACAGCTGGCGTGATTCCACCGATTTTTGCCTCATCTCTCCTGTTGATGCCGGCAACAGTTGCAGGTTTCTCTGCAGGCAGTGGACCTGAGTGGCTATCTTCTGTCACGACTCTGGTTGGTCATGGTACGCCGCTATACATGCTGCTGTATATCATCGGGATTGTTTTCTTCTGCTTCTTCTACACTGCTGTTGTGTTTAACCCTGATGACACTGCTGATAATCTGAAGAAGAATGGTGGCTTCGTGCCAGGAATTCGTCCTGGAAAAAGAACATCTGAGTATCTGGATTTCGTTTTGACCAGACTGACTGTTGTAGGCGCAGCCTATCTATCTCTGGTTTGTATTCTTCCTGAGCTTTTGATTTCACAATGGGCAGTCCCGTTTTATTTCGGCGGAACTTCTCTCTTGATTGTTGTATCTGTCACGATGGATACTGTAGCGCAAATACAAAGCCACTTACTGGCACACCAGTATGAAGGGCTTATCAAGAAATCGAATCTCGGGGGGCGACGTAAATGA
- a CDS encoding adenylate kinase, with translation MILILLGAPGAGKGTQAQRLQDKHGIVQLSTGDMLRAAVKAGTEIGLKAKAVMERGELVSDDIMTGIISDRLDQPDCEKGAILDGFPRTEAQAEALDKMLAEKNLSLNVVIEMKTDDEVLVERITGRYTCANCGAGYHDTFLKPAKEGVCDKCGGTEFSRRSDDKAETVKSRLEAYHKQTAPLLPYYREKGILKQVDGMAEIDEVTRQIEGVISSI, from the coding sequence ATGATTCTCATTCTGCTAGGTGCACCAGGAGCCGGAAAAGGCACACAGGCACAAAGACTGCAGGACAAACATGGCATCGTGCAACTTTCTACAGGTGATATGTTGCGCGCTGCTGTTAAAGCAGGCACAGAAATTGGCCTGAAAGCAAAAGCTGTAATGGAACGAGGGGAACTGGTTTCGGATGATATTATGACCGGAATCATTTCTGATCGTTTAGATCAGCCAGACTGTGAAAAAGGTGCAATTCTGGATGGCTTTCCAAGAACGGAAGCCCAGGCGGAAGCCCTTGACAAGATGCTGGCTGAAAAGAATCTGTCACTGAATGTAGTGATTGAGATGAAAACCGACGATGAAGTACTTGTAGAACGGATTACAGGCCGTTATACATGTGCCAATTGTGGGGCTGGTTATCACGATACTTTCCTGAAACCAGCTAAAGAAGGTGTATGCGACAAGTGTGGTGGGACAGAATTTTCCCGTCGCAGTGATGATAAGGCAGAGACTGTAAAGTCCCGGTTGGAAGCCTATCACAAACAAACCGCACCACTTTTACCCTATTATAGGGAAAAGGGCATCCTTAAGCAGGTTGACGGGATGGCCGAAATAGACGAAGTCACACGTCAGATCGAAGGTGTAATTAGTTCGATCTAG
- the rpmD gene encoding 50S ribosomal protein L30, which yields MPKSKSTITVTQTGSPIGRHKSQRATLVGLGLNKMHRTVQVEDTPSIRGMIRKVQHLVQVKEA from the coding sequence ATGCCTAAGTCTAAAAGCACAATTACTGTAACACAGACTGGCAGCCCAATTGGCCGTCACAAATCACAGCGGGCAACTTTGGTTGGCCTGGGTCTGAACAAAATGCACCGGACTGTTCAAGTGGAAGATACACCTTCCATTCGTGGCATGATCCGGAAAGTTCAGCACCTGGTGCAGGTCAAAGAAGCTTAA
- the rplF gene encoding 50S ribosomal protein L6: MSRIGKHPVSIPSGVELQFNDKEVTAKGSKGSLSMTFVDDVNVEKDGDQVWVKPANDSKRARQMWGMQRTLLNNLVEGVSNGFTKKLEIVGVGYRAAVQGKTLNLNLGFSHDVNYDIPEGIEIKCPSPTAIEISGANKQRVGQVAAEIRSYRKPEPYKGKGVKYADEYIFRKEGKKK, translated from the coding sequence ATGTCTAGAATTGGTAAGCATCCAGTTTCTATTCCTTCTGGTGTAGAACTGCAGTTTAACGATAAAGAAGTAACTGCCAAGGGAAGCAAAGGTTCCCTGAGCATGACTTTCGTTGACGATGTGAACGTTGAAAAGGATGGCGATCAGGTTTGGGTAAAACCTGCTAACGATTCTAAGCGTGCACGTCAGATGTGGGGCATGCAGCGGACGCTTCTGAACAACCTTGTCGAAGGTGTCAGCAACGGCTTTACTAAAAAGCTTGAGATTGTTGGTGTTGGTTATCGTGCAGCCGTTCAGGGCAAGACTTTGAACCTGAACCTCGGCTTCAGCCACGATGTGAACTATGACATTCCAGAAGGCATTGAAATTAAATGTCCTTCTCCAACAGCGATTGAAATCAGCGGTGCGAACAAGCAACGCGTTGGTCAGGTTGCTGCGGAAATTCGTTCATACCGGAAACCAGAACCTTACAAAGGTAAAGGTGTTAAATATGCGGATGAGTACATCTTCCGCAAAGAAGGTAAGAAGAAGTAG
- the rplE gene encoding 50S ribosomal protein L5, protein MAAPRLKTLYSDELRGQLKEKFNYANDMMIPKLDKIVINIGCGEAVADSKKIKSVLDELAKISGQKPVATVAKKSIATFKLREGMPIGAKVTLRKDKMYEFLDRLVNIALPRVRDFRGVSAKSFDGRGNYAMGLKEQIVFPEIDYDDVADVRGMDIVICTTATTDEEALELLKGFNVPFKIN, encoded by the coding sequence GACTTAAAACACTTTATTCTGATGAGCTGCGTGGTCAGCTCAAAGAAAAATTCAATTACGCCAACGATATGATGATTCCAAAATTGGACAAAATCGTCATCAATATCGGTTGTGGTGAAGCAGTAGCTGATTCCAAGAAGATTAAATCTGTTTTGGATGAGCTGGCAAAGATTTCTGGTCAGAAACCAGTTGCTACTGTCGCTAAGAAATCGATCGCAACTTTCAAACTTCGTGAAGGTATGCCGATTGGTGCGAAAGTTACATTGCGGAAAGACAAAATGTATGAGTTCCTCGATCGCCTGGTCAACATTGCGTTGCCACGTGTTCGTGACTTCCGCGGTGTGTCTGCAAAAAGCTTCGACGGTCGTGGCAACTACGCCATGGGCCTGAAAGAGCAAATTGTATTCCCAGAAATCGACTATGATGATGTAGCCGACGTACGGGGTATGGATATCGTGATCTGTACAACTGCGACAACTGACGAGGAAGCTCTTGAGCTGCTCAAAGGTTTCAACGTTCCGTTCAAGATCAATTGA
- the rpsE gene encoding 30S ribosomal protein S5, producing the protein MRPEAEKGDSEFVEKLVHINRVAKVVKGGRRFGFAALVVAGDQNGRVGYGHGKAREVPEAIRKATEEAKRKMIRVPLREARTLHHDVKGHFGAGRVMLRAAPPGTGIIAGGPMRAIFEALGVHDVVTKSVGTSNPYNMVKATFEALENMNSPRQVAAKRGKKVSEIVGRRAESVAKEAEDA; encoded by the coding sequence ATGAGACCAGAAGCAGAAAAAGGCGATTCAGAGTTCGTCGAAAAGCTTGTCCACATCAATCGTGTGGCCAAGGTTGTGAAAGGTGGTCGCCGGTTTGGTTTTGCTGCGTTGGTAGTAGCTGGTGATCAGAACGGTCGTGTCGGTTACGGTCACGGTAAAGCGCGTGAGGTCCCTGAAGCCATTCGTAAGGCGACAGAAGAAGCCAAACGCAAAATGATCCGTGTTCCACTTCGCGAAGCCCGCACTCTTCACCATGATGTGAAGGGACATTTCGGTGCCGGTCGTGTGATGCTGCGTGCAGCACCTCCAGGTACTGGTATTATTGCTGGTGGCCCGATGCGTGCGATCTTTGAAGCTCTTGGCGTTCATGATGTTGTGACAAAGTCTGTTGGAACTTCCAACCCATACAACATGGTGAAAGCGACTTTTGAAGCGCTTGAAAACATGAACTCTCCACGTCAGGTTGCGGCCAAACGTGGCAAGAAAGTTTCAGAAATTGTTGGACGTCGCGCTGAGAGTGTTGCGAAGGAGGCTGAAGATGCCTAA
- the rpsN gene encoding 30S ribosomal protein S14: protein MAKKSAVERDLKRRRLVEKYAAKREALKAIINDESQPQEERFAARLKLAELPRNSSKTRVRNRCELTGRPRGVYRKFKLSRIGLRDMASAGQIPGVVKSSW, encoded by the coding sequence ATGGCTAAAAAAAGTGCCGTTGAAAGAGACCTTAAGCGTCGTCGTCTTGTTGAAAAATATGCAGCAAAACGTGAAGCGCTGAAAGCGATCATCAATGACGAAAGTCAGCCACAGGAAGAGCGCTTTGCTGCTCGCCTGAAATTGGCTGAATTGCCGCGGAATTCATCCAAGACACGTGTTCGCAATCGTTGTGAACTGACTGGTCGTCCACGGGGTGTTTATCGCAAGTTCAAACTGTCACGTATTGGTCTACGCGACATGGCTTCCGCCGGACAGATTCCTGGCGTTGTGAAGTCAAGCTGGTAA
- the rpsH gene encoding 30S ribosomal protein S8 — protein MSFSDPLGDMLTRIRNGQHARKSSIKSPASNLRINVLEALKREGFIRGYEVSEPETGKRELTIELKYYQGKGVIEHVSRVSKPGRRVYSGVKSLPPVRNGLGVSILSTPRGVLSDNEAREANVGGEVLCEVY, from the coding sequence ATGTCTTTTAGTGATCCTCTCGGCGATATGCTGACACGCATTCGCAACGGACAGCATGCGCGTAAGAGCTCTATCAAGAGCCCTGCTTCCAACCTGCGTATCAACGTTCTGGAAGCTCTGAAACGTGAAGGTTTTATCCGTGGTTATGAAGTTAGCGAGCCTGAAACTGGCAAACGCGAACTAACCATCGAACTGAAATATTACCAGGGCAAGGGCGTAATTGAGCACGTAAGTCGTGTTTCTAAGCCTGGCCGTCGGGTATATTCAGGCGTCAAAAGCCTGCCTCCAGTTCGGAACGGTCTTGGCGTATCCATTTTGTCGACACCTCGCGGTGTCCTGTCTGACAACGAAGCACGGGAAGCCAATGTAGGCGGCGAAGTGCTCTGTGAAGTCTACTAG
- the rplR gene encoding 50S ribosomal protein L18 encodes MANSNALFERRRRRNRARLSKVGGGRPRLSVHRTNKQIYVQVIDDTAGKTLAAASTLDKDLRDKLKSGSNKDAAAEVGKLIAERAVKAGVTTVAFDRGAYKYHGRVKALADAAREGGLSF; translated from the coding sequence ATGGCAAATTCAAATGCATTGTTTGAGCGTCGACGTCGTAGAAACCGGGCACGTCTCAGCAAAGTTGGCGGTGGACGTCCTCGGTTGTCTGTTCACCGGACAAACAAACAGATTTATGTTCAGGTCATTGATGATACTGCTGGAAAAACACTGGCAGCAGCGTCAACTCTGGACAAAGATCTGCGCGACAAGCTGAAGTCAGGAAGCAACAAAGACGCAGCTGCTGAAGTTGGTAAACTGATTGCAGAGCGTGCCGTCAAAGCCGGTGTCACAACCGTTGCCTTCGACCGCGGAGCTTATAAATATCACGGCCGGGTGAAAGCCCTTGCCGATGCCGCCCGTGAAGGCGGGTTGTCCTTCTAA